The proteins below are encoded in one region of Deltaproteobacteria bacterium:
- the glgC gene encoding glucose-1-phosphate adenylyltransferase, translated as MQKLQHLTTLIMAGGRGERLYPLTRDKAKPAITFGGIYKIIDFTLSNCINSGIRRIYVLTQYGSLSLDQHLTLGWHILQPEMGEFIRSVPPQQVMVNRWYRGTADSIYQNINILQEERPRWTLILSGDHVYKMDYLEMLNFHLEKDAELTAGCVKIPRYEGSAFGIIHMDEEQRIIDFLEKPQDPPCIPGDPEHALGSMGVYIFNTEKLVQEVIQDARQPDSAHDFGKNIIPSMIGRERVYAYNFRAQDKDAACYWRDIGRIDAYFEANMDLVALDLRFNLYDPEWPIRTYQRQTPPAKINSASDPGNLRPAIVEDSLLSGGCIISGATVRRSVLSPNVHIDRYAEVSESIIWDDVHIGSRARIHRAIIEEGVRVPAGFTIGIDHEVDARRFPISDGGVVVVPNNVILDE; from the coding sequence ATGCAAAAATTACAGCACCTGACTACGCTGATCATGGCCGGCGGGCGGGGCGAGCGACTTTATCCCTTGACCCGGGATAAGGCAAAGCCGGCCATCACTTTCGGCGGCATCTACAAGATCATTGACTTTACTCTTTCTAACTGCATCAATTCCGGTATCCGGCGCATCTATGTGCTGACTCAATATGGCAGCCTGTCTTTGGACCAACACCTGACTCTGGGCTGGCATATTCTGCAACCCGAGATGGGGGAATTTATCCGCAGTGTGCCCCCCCAGCAGGTCATGGTCAACCGCTGGTATCGCGGCACGGCTGATTCCATTTACCAGAACATCAATATCCTCCAGGAGGAGCGCCCCCGGTGGACGCTGATTCTTTCTGGTGATCATGTTTACAAAATGGATTATCTGGAGATGTTGAATTTCCATCTGGAGAAGGATGCCGAACTCACCGCCGGCTGTGTGAAGATTCCTCGCTACGAAGGCAGTGCCTTTGGCATTATCCATATGGACGAAGAGCAAAGAATTATCGATTTCTTGGAAAAACCCCAAGACCCGCCCTGTATTCCGGGTGATCCGGAACATGCCCTGGGTTCCATGGGAGTCTATATCTTCAACACCGAAAAGTTGGTGCAAGAGGTCATCCAGGACGCCCGGCAGCCTGACAGCGCCCACGATTTCGGCAAAAATATCATCCCCTCGATGATTGGGCGAGAACGGGTTTATGCTTATAATTTCCGTGCCCAGGACAAAGACGCGGCGTGCTACTGGCGGGATATCGGCCGCATTGATGCCTATTTTGAAGCAAACATGGACCTGGTAGCCTTGGATCTCCGGTTTAATTTATATGACCCGGAGTGGCCCATCCGGACCTATCAGCGCCAGACCCCCCCGGCCAAGATCAATTCCGCCAGTGACCCAGGTAATCTCAGGCCCGCCATCGTAGAAGATTCTCTGCTGTCTGGCGGCTGTATCATCAGCGGGGCCACCGTGCGCCGCTCGGTGTTGTCTCCCAATGTTCACATTGACCGTTATGCTGAAGTGAGCGAATCGATCATTTGGGATGATGTGCATATCGGGTCCCGGGCCCGCATCCACCGGGCAATTATCGAGGAAGGGGTTCGGGTGCCGGCCGGGTTTACCATCGGCATCGATCATGAGGTGGATGCCCGGCGGTTTCCGATCAGCGACGGCGGCGTGGTAGTGGTGCCCAATAACGTCATCCTGGACGAATGA
- a CDS encoding response regulator, which yields MKIILVVDDDEKIRLLLSEELTDEGYQVLTAADAMEALKIIERKEPLDLVVLDIRMPGMTGVELLPRIIGMREGLPVILNTAYAQYKQDFMTWAANAYIVKSSDLSELKNKIKELLE from the coding sequence ATGAAAATAATTCTAGTAGTCGATGATGATGAAAAAATCCGCCTCCTCCTCAGTGAGGAACTGACCGATGAAGGCTACCAGGTGCTGACCGCGGCAGACGCCATGGAGGCTCTTAAGATTATTGAACGCAAGGAGCCGTTAGACCTGGTAGTTTTGGATATCCGCATGCCCGGCATGACCGGGGTAGAACTGTTGCCCCGGATAATTGGCATGAGAGAAGGCTTGCCGGTGATTTTAAACACTGCCTACGCGCAATATAAACAAGATTTTATGACTTGGGCCGCCAATGCCTACATCGTCAAGTCCAGCGACCTCAGTGAACTCAAAAATAAGATCAAAGAACTTTTAGAATAG
- a CDS encoding DUF4416 family protein: protein MVSIIFAQPEVEVQLLGELQERFGPADLVSPWLPFTHTSYYAPEMGPVLQRRLMSFLHLAGPGKLPEWKLFTVNLEGRYSLGARRLVNIDPGYLARERLVLATGKNYVHRLYLDQGIYGDLTLIYHQGQFQPLPWTYPDYASSRLGDFLYLVRKKYLWQLRTLTIKQK, encoded by the coding sequence TTGGTTAGTATAATTTTTGCTCAACCAGAAGTGGAGGTTCAGCTTCTGGGAGAGTTGCAGGAACGGTTTGGTCCGGCGGACTTGGTAAGTCCCTGGCTGCCGTTTACCCACACTTCTTATTATGCCCCCGAAATGGGGCCGGTCTTGCAGCGTCGGCTGATGTCTTTTTTGCATCTGGCCGGGCCGGGTAAGCTGCCGGAATGGAAACTTTTTACTGTTAATCTGGAAGGCCGCTATTCCCTGGGGGCACGGCGGCTGGTCAATATCGACCCGGGATATCTGGCCCGGGAGCGGTTAGTGCTGGCCACCGGTAAAAACTACGTTCACCGCCTTTATCTGGACCAAGGTATTTACGGGGATTTAACCTTAATTTACCACCAGGGCCAGTTTCAGCCCTTGCCCTGGACCTACCCTGATTATGCCAGTTCGCGACTAGGGGATTTTTTATACCTGGTACGGAAGAAATATCTCTGGCAACTGCGGACTTTAACCATAAAGCAGAAGTGA